One Aphelocoma coerulescens isolate FSJ_1873_10779 chromosome 5, UR_Acoe_1.0, whole genome shotgun sequence DNA segment encodes these proteins:
- the LOC138112051 gene encoding embryonic protein UVS.2-like produces the protein MVQIATRKNDLGSEIAVYEGDILLRRGRRSAINCESCLWPKSQDGLVKVPVNISSDFSITERSWIADALQEISTLTCVQFVNRTTEKDYVYVERGQSCWSYFGKIGGRQAVGLVKNGCMDKGAIQHEMNHALGFIHEQARSDRDRFVKIMWEHIVAGEQGNFGKMNSKNLGLPYDYSSVMHYGAYDFSSAPGKPTIVPVPDPSVPIGQREGLSNLDVAKINKLYKCNCCSSVLPKPKGSFSSVNYPSPYPNNSNCLWLIRIRRSKIFLQFEAFDLQHSTDCSSDYIKIYNGNSRSSPVLLDKYCGKGPLPSLVASGSTVLVEFASDESITATGFRASYNRVNCGATFRDSKGVITSPNYPSKYPKNRACFWVITSPVGYKISLKMLSFELEYSDRCIYDYLLIHDGSRPTSPAVGPYCGTEKVADFTSTGNFVLVEFHSDLVWELPGFAMSYTFGR, from the exons GTAGTGAAATAGCTGTGTATGAAGGAGACATCCTCTTGAGAAGAGGGCGACGCAGTGCAATTAACTGTGAGAGTTGTTTATGGCCCAAGTCACAAGATGGACTGGTCAAGGTTCCAGTTAACATCTCTTCTGATTTCT CAATAACAGAGAGGTCTTGGATTGCTGATGCTTTGCAAGAGATCTCCACACTGACCTGTGTGCAATTTGTAAATCGCACTACAGAAAAAGACTATGTGTATGTTGAACGAGGGCAGAG CTGCTGGTCGTACTTTGGAAAGATTGGAGGACGTCAAGCAGTAGGCCTGGTGAAAAATGGTTGCATGGATAAAGGAGCAATTCAGCATGAAATGAACCACGCGCTGGGTTTCATCCATGAACAGGCACGGAGCGATCGGGACAGGTTTGTCAAGATTATGTGGGAACACATAGTGGCAG GGGAACAAGGGAACTTTGGAAAAATGAATTCCAAAAACCTGGGCCTTCCCTATGACTACTCTTCAGTGATGCACTACGGCGC GTATGATTTCTCCAGCGCTCCAGGAAAACCAACTATTGTACCAGTTCCTGACCCCTCTGTACCTATTGGGCAGAGAGAAGGGCTGAGTAACTTGGATGTAGCTAAAATCAACAAGCTCTACAAGTGCA ATTGCTGTAGCTCTGTGTTGCCTAAACCCAAAGGCTCGTTCTCCTCTGTCAATTACCCATCCCCATACCCGAACAACAGCAACTGTCTGTGGTTGATCCGCATCCGTCGAAGTAAG ATTTTCCTGCAGTTTGAGGCTTTTGATCTCCAGCACTCCACAGACTGTTCTTCTGACTATATAAAAATTTACAACGGGAACAGCAGGAGCTCCCCTGTCTTGCTGGACAAGTACTGTGGGAAGGGCCCACTGCCCTCCTTAGTGGCATCTGGATCGACAGTGCTGGTAGAGTTTGCAAGCGATGAGAGCATTACAGCCACAGGATTCAGAGCCTCCTACAACAGGG TGAATTGTGGAGCCACTTTCAGAGATTCAAAGGGAGTCATCACCTCTCCAAACTACCCCAGTAAATACCCCAAAAACCGAGCATGTTTCTGGGTCATCACTTCTCCAGTAGGATACAAG ATATCTCTCAAAATGTTATCCTTTGAGCTGGAATATAGTGACAGATGCATCTATGACTACTTGCTCATACATGATGGAAGCCGCCCTACATCACCTGCAGTTGGCCCTTATTGTGGGACAGAGAAGGTTGCAGACTTTACTTCCACTGGGAACTTTGTGCTGGTTGAATTCCACAGTGATTTAGTGTGGGAGTTGCCTGGATTTGCAATGAGTTATACATTTGGTAGGTAA